A window of Neisseria canis contains these coding sequences:
- the hflX gene encoding GTPase HflX, with the protein MLVGVMLAADYSGANETRERDFQAALEEAAELVRATGGELVQVESAKRDRAHSALFVGTGKAEELAEAVRLNEIELVVFNHELTPTQERNLEKALQCRVLDRVGLILAIFAQRAQSQEGRLQVELAQLTHLSGRLVRGYGHLQSQRGGIGLKGPGETQLETDRRLINQKIAALKRQLKNVEKQRATRRKARLRGSLKTFALVGYTNTGKSSLFNRLTKADVLAKDQLFATLDTTARRLYLSQECSVIITDTVGFVRDLPHSLVAAFSATLEETALADVLLHVADVSHPQLERQEEDVNLVLEEIGAGDVPQLMVYNKTDLLPAEKRPKGILRNERGMPVAVYLSVKEGWGLEDLRDAMVELAQAED; encoded by the coding sequence ATGCTGGTGGGCGTGATGCTGGCTGCCGATTATTCCGGCGCCAACGAAACCCGCGAGCGTGATTTTCAGGCGGCTTTGGAAGAAGCTGCCGAATTGGTGCGGGCAACGGGCGGCGAGCTGGTGCAGGTGGAAAGCGCGAAGCGCGACAGGGCGCACAGCGCGCTGTTTGTCGGCACGGGTAAGGCGGAGGAGCTGGCGGAAGCCGTGCGCCTGAATGAAATCGAGCTGGTTGTGTTCAACCACGAATTAACGCCCACACAGGAGCGCAATCTGGAAAAAGCGCTGCAATGCCGCGTGCTCGACCGGGTGGGGCTGATTCTGGCGATTTTTGCCCAGCGCGCGCAAAGTCAGGAAGGGCGGCTGCAAGTGGAGCTGGCGCAGCTCACGCATCTTTCCGGCCGATTGGTGCGCGGTTACGGCCATCTGCAAAGCCAGCGCGGCGGCATCGGTCTCAAAGGGCCGGGCGAAACGCAGCTGGAAACCGACCGCCGCCTGATTAACCAGAAAATCGCCGCGCTCAAACGCCAGCTGAAAAATGTGGAAAAGCAGCGCGCCACACGCCGCAAAGCGCGTTTGCGCGGCAGCCTGAAAACCTTTGCGCTGGTGGGCTACACAAACACGGGCAAATCCAGCCTGTTCAACCGCTTGACCAAAGCCGACGTGTTGGCGAAAGACCAACTGTTTGCCACGCTCGACACCACTGCCCGCCGCCTGTATCTCTCGCAGGAATGCAGCGTGATTATTACCGACACGGTGGGCTTTGTGCGCGATTTGCCGCACAGCTTGGTGGCAGCCTTTTCCGCCACGCTGGAAGAAACGGCGCTGGCCGATGTGCTCTTGCATGTGGCCGATGTGTCGCATCCGCAGCTGGAGCGGCAGGAAGAGGATGTGAATCTGGTGCTGGAAGAAATCGGCGCGGGCGATGTGCCGCAGCTGATGGTGTACAACAAAACCGACTTGCTGCCCGCAGAGAAGCGCCCCAAAGGCATTCTGCGCAATGAGCGCGGCATGCCGGTGGCAGTGTATCTTTCGGTGAAAGAAGGCTGGGGGCTGGAAGATTTGCGCGATGCCATGGTGGAGTTGGCGCAAGCGGAAGATTAA
- a CDS encoding phosphatidylserine decarboxylase, translating into MPRFYPHPIIAREGWPFILAGLFFSIVFTCWLEWWSLPFWLFTLFAVQFFRDPSRPIPQDPDAVLCPADGRIVVVERTIDPYRNTEALKISVFMNVFNVHSQRSPIDGTVTRVEYNKGKFLNAALDKASTENERNAVFATTRTGRELTFVQVAGLVARRILCYVDSGQRVVRGERYGFIRFGSRVDVYLPTDAVAQVSIGDKVQASSTILARLPLKAAVQNDEPQTIRPAATTAPAAGLTEHAARANAPQNEQQIIEEAAEKVRAAAEREAPQE; encoded by the coding sequence ATGCCGCGTTTTTACCCGCATCCGATTATTGCCCGCGAAGGCTGGCCGTTTATTTTGGCTGGCTTGTTTTTCAGCATCGTGTTTACCTGCTGGTTGGAATGGTGGTCGCTGCCGTTTTGGCTGTTTACCCTGTTTGCCGTGCAATTTTTCCGCGACCCCTCGCGCCCGATTCCGCAGGATCCTGATGCCGTGCTGTGTCCGGCAGACGGCCGTATCGTGGTGGTGGAGCGCACCATCGATCCCTACCGCAACACCGAAGCCCTGAAAATCAGCGTGTTTATGAACGTGTTTAACGTGCATTCGCAACGCTCGCCGATTGACGGCACGGTTACCCGCGTGGAATACAATAAAGGCAAATTCCTCAACGCCGCGCTCGATAAAGCCAGCACCGAAAACGAACGTAATGCCGTGTTTGCCACCACGCGCACCGGCCGCGAGCTGACTTTCGTGCAGGTGGCAGGCTTGGTGGCGCGCCGTATTTTATGCTATGTCGACTCAGGCCAAAGAGTGGTGCGCGGCGAGCGCTACGGCTTTATCCGCTTCGGTTCGCGCGTTGACGTATACCTGCCGACCGATGCCGTGGCCCAAGTGTCTATCGGCGACAAAGTCCAAGCCAGCTCCACCATACTGGCACGCCTGCCGCTGAAAGCAGCGGTTCAAAATGATGAGCCGCAAACAATCCGGCCGGCCGCAACAACCGCGCCCGCAGCCGGTTTGACAGAGCATGCTGCCAGGGCAAACGCTCCGCAAAACGAGCAGCAGATAATCGAAGAGGCCGCCGAGAAAGTGAGAGCGGCTGCCGAACGCGAAGCGCCGCAAGAATAA
- the queC gene encoding 7-cyano-7-deazaguanine synthase QueC gives MQNEKALVVFSGGQDSTTCLIQAVQTYGRENVQAITFQYGQRHAIELERARRIAEDLGIAQTVLDLSLMQQITHNALMDDTAEIQTASNGMPNTFVDGRNALFLLYAAIYAKSQNIKHIIVGVCETDFSGYPDCRDVFVKSMNVTLNLAMDYAFQIHTPLMYLTKAQTWALADRLGCLDYIREHTHTCYHGVEGGCGECPSCVLRERGLAEYLASR, from the coding sequence ATGCAAAACGAAAAAGCTCTGGTTGTCTTTTCAGGCGGCCAAGATTCCACTACCTGCCTGATTCAGGCGGTTCAAACCTACGGCCGCGAAAACGTGCAGGCCATCACTTTTCAATACGGCCAACGCCACGCCATCGAGCTGGAACGCGCCCGCCGGATTGCCGAAGATTTAGGCATCGCACAAACCGTGCTTGATTTAAGCCTGATGCAGCAAATCACCCACAACGCTTTAATGGACGACACCGCCGAAATTCAGACGGCCTCAAACGGCATGCCGAATACTTTTGTCGACGGCCGCAATGCGCTGTTTCTGCTCTACGCCGCCATTTACGCCAAAAGCCAAAACATCAAGCACATTATTGTGGGTGTATGCGAAACCGACTTTTCGGGCTATCCCGACTGCCGCGACGTATTCGTGAAATCGATGAACGTAACGCTCAATCTGGCGATGGACTACGCCTTTCAAATCCACACGCCGCTGATGTATCTCACCAAAGCGCAAACATGGGCGTTGGCCGACCGTTTGGGCTGCCTCGACTACATCCGCGAACACACCCACACCTGCTATCACGGCGTGGAAGGCGGCTGCGGCGAATGCCCGAGCTGCGTGCTGCGCGAACGCGGGCTGGCGGAATATCTCGCTTCACGCTGA
- the queD gene encoding 6-carboxytetrahydropterin synthase QueD yields MKITKIFTFDSSHMLDGHDGKCQNLHGHTYKLEVVVSDGLIQGGAKDGMVMDFSDLKTIVKRTIIEPFDHAFIYNGNNSRESQIAALLESWNMKTLRLGFRTTAENMTVEMFGRLKNAGLPVSLIRLWETPTSCAEYEGE; encoded by the coding sequence ATGAAAATCACCAAAATCTTCACATTCGATTCGTCGCACATGCTCGACGGACACGACGGCAAATGCCAAAACCTGCACGGCCACACCTATAAACTCGAAGTCGTAGTTTCAGACGGCCTCATTCAAGGCGGCGCGAAAGACGGCATGGTGATGGACTTTTCCGACCTGAAAACCATCGTCAAACGCACCATTATCGAGCCGTTCGACCACGCCTTTATCTACAACGGCAACAACTCGCGCGAAAGCCAAATCGCCGCCCTGCTCGAAAGCTGGAACATGAAAACCCTGCGGCTCGGTTTCCGCACCACCGCCGAAAACATGACGGTGGAAATGTTCGGCCGTCTGAAAAACGCCGGCCTGCCCGTGAGCCTGATCCGCCTGTGGGAAACGCCCACGTCTTGCGCGGAATACGAAGGGGAATAG
- a CDS encoding lysophospholipid acyltransferase family protein gives MNRIRFIFRLFGIAFCLLYGMLEMFFLFPLYSKQRKLRAIQIWSHCVLASCGMKLKTYGTLPERGRGQMMICNHISWLDIMAINAAFPGRFVAKDDVAKWPVIGYLATQAQTVYVARKKGTGGNGEKIRHVTEALQNGDTVTLFPEGTSTEGHEILPFKTSFFQAPYDAGTPLIPVLCRYPNPDGSSPNPHMAYYGDISLWSSIRSVISQRRSMVELHFLEPLPASPERQETAREIHRRLSEKQKELG, from the coding sequence ATGAACCGAATCCGCTTTATTTTCCGCCTTTTCGGCATTGCCTTCTGCCTGCTCTACGGCATGCTCGAAATGTTTTTCCTGTTTCCCCTTTACAGTAAGCAACGCAAACTGCGCGCCATCCAAATTTGGTCGCATTGCGTGCTCGCCTCTTGCGGCATGAAGCTGAAAACCTACGGCACGCTGCCCGAACGCGGGCGCGGACAGATGATGATTTGCAACCATATTTCCTGGCTCGACATCATGGCCATCAATGCCGCATTTCCCGGCCGCTTCGTTGCCAAAGACGATGTTGCCAAATGGCCGGTTATCGGCTATCTCGCCACTCAGGCTCAAACCGTTTATGTGGCCCGCAAAAAAGGCACGGGCGGCAACGGCGAAAAAATCCGCCACGTTACCGAAGCCCTGCAAAACGGCGACACCGTCACCCTCTTCCCTGAAGGCACCAGCACCGAAGGCCACGAAATCCTGCCTTTCAAAACCAGCTTTTTTCAAGCGCCCTACGATGCCGGCACGCCCCTGATTCCCGTGCTCTGCCGCTATCCCAACCCCGACGGCAGCAGCCCCAATCCGCACATGGCCTATTACGGCGACATCAGCCTGTGGTCTTCCATCCGCTCCGTAATCAGCCAGCGCCGAAGCATGGTCGAGCTGCATTTCCTCGAACCTTTGCCAGCTTCACCCGAACGTCAGGAAACTGCCCGCGAGATACACCGCAGATTGAGCGAAAAACAAAAAGAACTCGGTTAA
- a CDS encoding phosphomannomutase/phosphoglucomutase: MVSIARDIFKAYDIRGIVGKTLTNEAAYLIGKAIAAKAAEKSIQKIAIGRDGRLSGPDLMANLSRGFTESGINVLNVGMVATPMLYFAAIQECGGSGVMITGSHNPPDYNGFKMMLDGDTLAGNTIQELLAVIEQDRFVTGAAAGSVTEKDISAEYRNHIVNHIKLKRPMKIVADAGNGVAGAFAGDLYRALGCEVTELFCDVDGNFPNHHPDPAKPKNLQDVINELKTGDAEIGIAFDGDGDRLGVVTKEGNIIYPDRQLMLFAQDVLSRNPDAKVIFDVKSTRLLTPWVKKHGGEPIMEKTGHSFIKSSMKKNGALLAGEMSGHTFFKERWFGFDDGLYAGCRLLEILSAGDNPSAVLNALPQSISTPEINIDLPEGSNGHKVIEELAQNAKFDGATEIITIDGLRVEFADGFGLMRASNTTPVLVLRFEADSEEAIARIQNQFKAVIESNPALQWPL, translated from the coding sequence ATGGTAAGCATCGCCAGAGATATTTTCAAAGCTTATGACATTCGCGGCATCGTCGGCAAAACGCTCACCAATGAAGCAGCTTATTTAATCGGCAAAGCCATCGCGGCCAAAGCGGCGGAAAAAAGCATTCAAAAAATCGCCATCGGGCGCGACGGCCGTTTGAGCGGCCCCGACTTGATGGCCAACCTCTCACGCGGCTTCACCGAAAGCGGCATCAACGTGTTAAACGTCGGCATGGTTGCCACGCCCATGCTCTACTTTGCAGCCATCCAAGAATGCGGCGGCAGCGGCGTGATGATTACCGGCAGCCACAACCCGCCCGACTACAACGGCTTCAAAATGATGCTCGATGGCGACACGCTGGCCGGCAACACCATACAAGAGCTGCTTGCCGTGATTGAGCAAGACCGCTTTGTTACAGGCGCAGCCGCCGGCAGCGTTACCGAAAAAGACATTTCCGCCGAATACCGCAACCACATCGTCAACCACATCAAGCTCAAGCGCCCGATGAAAATCGTGGCCGACGCGGGCAACGGCGTGGCCGGCGCGTTTGCCGGCGATTTATACCGTGCACTCGGCTGCGAAGTTACCGAGCTGTTTTGCGACGTTGACGGCAATTTCCCCAACCACCATCCCGATCCGGCCAAACCTAAAAACCTGCAAGATGTAATTAACGAGCTGAAAACCGGCGACGCAGAAATCGGCATCGCATTCGACGGCGACGGCGACCGCTTGGGTGTGGTTACCAAAGAAGGCAACATCATTTATCCCGACCGCCAACTGATGCTGTTTGCGCAAGACGTATTGAGCCGCAACCCCGACGCAAAAGTGATTTTCGACGTAAAATCCACCCGCCTGCTGACACCCTGGGTAAAAAAACACGGCGGCGAACCGATTATGGAAAAAACCGGCCACAGCTTCATCAAATCATCCATGAAGAAAAACGGCGCACTCTTGGCCGGAGAAATGAGCGGACACACTTTCTTTAAAGAACGCTGGTTCGGCTTCGACGACGGCCTCTACGCCGGCTGCCGCCTGCTGGAAATCCTTTCCGCCGGAGACAACCCCTCCGCCGTGCTCAATGCCTTGCCGCAAAGCATTTCCACCCCCGAAATCAATATCGACCTGCCCGAAGGCAGCAACGGCCACAAAGTGATTGAAGAGCTGGCGCAAAATGCCAAATTCGACGGCGCCACCGAAATCATCACCATCGACGGCCTGCGCGTGGAATTCGCCGACGGCTTCGGCCTGATGCGCGCTTCCAACACCACGCCTGTTTTGGTGCTGCGCTTCGAGGCCGACAGCGAAGAAGCCATCGCCCGCATCCAAAACCAGTTCAAAGCCGTGATTGAAAGCAATCCTGCTTTGCAATGGCCGCTGTGA
- a CDS encoding oxidative damage protection protein — MTRMVHCIKLGKEAPGMKFAPLPNALGKRIFENVSQEAWDAWTRHQTMLINENRLSLADPRAREYLAQQMENYFFGEGADSVQGYTPPGE, encoded by the coding sequence ATGACCCGCATGGTTCACTGCATCAAGCTGGGCAAAGAAGCACCCGGCATGAAATTCGCCCCCCTGCCCAATGCACTGGGCAAACGCATTTTTGAAAACGTGTCCCAAGAAGCATGGGATGCTTGGACGCGCCACCAGACCATGCTCATCAACGAAAACCGCCTCAGCCTCGCCGACCCTCGCGCGCGCGAATATCTGGCACAACAAATGGAAAACTACTTCTTCGGCGAAGGCGCCGACAGCGTTCAAGGCTATACGCCGCCCGGCGAATAA
- a CDS encoding CDP-alcohol phosphatidyltransferase family protein: protein MTTHDNRRPIASRSNKLMVRFAAWLAAKDSPTPNQISILSAVFAACGAGLLAYSQHAAALVGCAIFIQLRLMCNLLDGMVAVEGGKKTDTGEIFNEFPDRVADSVLIVALGYAIGQGWLGWLGALLAMATAYIRVFGGSLGFPQDFLGPMAKQHRMAVLTLGCLLGAVESHYNQTNFLLGVSLVAIVIGSAITCYKRTQAIAELMRLRADQVRGEQAISEDEAE from the coding sequence ATGACAACTCACGACAACCGCCGCCCCATTGCTTCCCGCAGTAACAAATTGATGGTTCGCTTTGCAGCATGGCTGGCCGCAAAAGATTCCCCCACGCCCAACCAGATTTCCATTTTAAGCGCCGTGTTTGCCGCTTGCGGCGCCGGTTTGCTTGCCTACAGCCAACATGCTGCAGCTTTGGTGGGCTGTGCGATTTTCATCCAGCTCAGGCTGATGTGTAACCTGCTCGACGGCATGGTGGCGGTTGAAGGCGGTAAAAAAACCGACACAGGCGAAATATTCAATGAATTCCCCGACCGAGTGGCCGACAGCGTTTTGATTGTGGCGCTGGGCTATGCCATCGGGCAGGGCTGGCTCGGCTGGCTGGGCGCTTTGCTGGCTATGGCAACCGCCTACATCCGCGTGTTTGGCGGCAGCTTGGGTTTCCCGCAGGATTTCCTCGGCCCGATGGCCAAGCAGCACCGCATGGCCGTGCTGACATTGGGTTGCCTTTTGGGCGCGGTAGAAAGCCATTACAACCAAACCAATTTCCTGCTCGGCGTTTCTCTGGTGGCCATCGTTATCGGCAGCGCCATCACCTGCTACAAACGCACCCAAGCCATTGCCGAGCTGATGCGTCTGCGTGCAGACCAAGTGCGTGGGGAGCAGGCAATAAGCGAGGATGAGGCCGAATAA
- the cytX gene encoding putative hydroxymethylpyrimidine transporter CytX — MTTQKLSAAAAGLIWFGAAVSVVEIITGTLFAPLGWEKGLAAIILGHIIGGALFYFAGLIGAQTGRSAMQTVQLSFGECGSVLFSGANVLQLVGWTAIMIFTGAQITAALTQHLWGGVSQLAWSLIIGGLIVVWLLSGVRHFNRVQVVVLGALFVITLWLSTKVFGGSGAPVPADAQAMSFGLAVELAAVMPLSWLPLVSDYTRNAGSPKKVTFAAAAAYLVTSSWMYILGLAAALFTGQSDIAQILLYSGLGIAGILIVVLSTVTTTFLDAYSAGVSYHAISRRFSENAVAIAVTLLGTVLAATLPVNRFEHFLLFIGSVFAPMIAVQMADYFVLKRRTAASTDWISLALWLAGFCLYRILIEWQTPLGSTLPVMLATFLLTLVVRKALPGKA; from the coding sequence ATGACAACACAAAAACTTTCTGCTGCCGCTGCCGGCTTAATCTGGTTCGGCGCGGCCGTGTCGGTGGTGGAAATCATCACCGGCACACTCTTCGCCCCGTTGGGTTGGGAAAAAGGGCTGGCCGCCATCATACTCGGCCACATTATCGGCGGCGCGCTCTTTTATTTCGCCGGCTTAATCGGTGCGCAAACCGGACGCAGCGCGATGCAGACGGTGCAGCTTTCTTTCGGCGAATGCGGCTCCGTGCTGTTTTCGGGTGCCAACGTATTGCAGCTGGTCGGTTGGACAGCCATTATGATTTTCACCGGCGCGCAGATTACCGCCGCGCTTACCCAACACTTGTGGGGCGGTGTGTCGCAACTTGCTTGGAGCCTGATTATCGGCGGCCTGATTGTAGTGTGGCTGCTGAGCGGCGTGCGGCATTTCAACCGCGTGCAAGTGGTGGTGTTGGGTGCGCTGTTTGTGATTACGCTTTGGCTCAGCACCAAAGTATTCGGCGGCAGCGGCGCACCCGTTCCGGCCGATGCGCAAGCCATGAGCTTCGGGCTGGCGGTTGAACTGGCCGCTGTTATGCCGCTCTCATGGCTGCCTTTAGTTTCGGATTACACGCGCAATGCCGGGTCGCCGAAAAAAGTAACCTTTGCCGCTGCTGCCGCCTATTTGGTAACCAGCTCGTGGATGTACATCCTCGGCTTGGCCGCCGCGCTCTTTACCGGACAATCCGACATCGCCCAAATCCTGCTTTATTCGGGTTTGGGCATCGCGGGCATTCTGATTGTGGTGCTCTCCACCGTAACCACCACTTTTCTCGACGCCTATTCCGCAGGCGTGAGCTACCATGCCATCAGCCGACGCTTTAGTGAAAACGCCGTGGCCATCGCCGTTACCCTGCTCGGCACCGTACTTGCCGCCACCTTGCCGGTTAACCGCTTCGAGCACTTTCTGCTTTTTATCGGCTCCGTGTTCGCACCCATGATTGCCGTGCAGATGGCCGATTATTTCGTGCTCAAACGCCGCACCGCCGCTTCAACCGACTGGATCAGCCTCGCCTTGTGGCTGGCCGGCTTCTGCCTCTACCGCATCTTAATCGAATGGCAAACTCCGCTGGGCAGCACTCTGCCCGTGATGCTGGCCACATTCTTACTCACGCTGGTTGTACGTAAGGCTTTACCGGGAAAAGCGTAA
- a CDS encoding GNAT family N-acetyltransferase: MSAHNKFNTTGPKIGLSVRLAETPQEIEAAQRLRYQVFGVEMGAGIKAVDGRDIDKYDEHCQHLLAFNDATGEVIGCYRLLTEEGAKAVGSWYSESEFDLSPLKNILPQTVELGRACIHPDYRHGGLIMLLWSGLVKFMKDYNLRFMTGCGSISTLDGGHQAAGLYHSLKEKYLAPEQWRVRPLNPLKWEQLTPVENPECPALIKGYLKAGAWFCGEPCVDEAFNCADVLILMDITQLNDRYLQRFAPQS; encoded by the coding sequence ATGTCTGCTCATAACAAATTTAATACCACCGGCCCGAAAATCGGGCTGAGCGTTCGCTTGGCCGAAACACCTCAGGAAATCGAAGCCGCCCAACGGCTGCGCTACCAAGTATTCGGCGTCGAAATGGGCGCCGGCATCAAAGCCGTCGACGGGCGCGATATTGATAAATATGACGAACATTGCCAGCATCTTCTGGCATTCAACGACGCCACCGGCGAAGTTATCGGCTGCTACCGCCTGCTCACCGAAGAAGGTGCCAAAGCCGTGGGCTCATGGTATAGCGAAAGCGAGTTCGACCTCAGCCCGCTGAAAAACATCCTGCCGCAAACCGTAGAGCTCGGCCGCGCCTGCATCCACCCCGATTACCGTCACGGCGGCCTGATCATGCTTTTATGGAGCGGCCTCGTCAAATTCATGAAAGACTACAACCTGCGCTTTATGACCGGCTGCGGCAGCATCAGCACACTCGACGGAGGCCACCAAGCCGCAGGGCTTTACCATTCATTGAAAGAAAAATACCTCGCTCCCGAACAATGGCGCGTGCGCCCGCTCAACCCGCTCAAATGGGAGCAACTCACCCCGGTTGAAAACCCGGAATGCCCCGCCCTGATTAAAGGCTATCTGAAAGCAGGCGCATGGTTTTGCGGCGAACCTTGCGTAGACGAAGCATTCAATTGCGCCGACGTTTTGATTCTGATGGACATCACGCAATTAAATGACCGGTACTTGCAGCGTTTTGCACCCCAGTCATAA
- the argA gene encoding amino-acid N-acetyltransferase produces the protein MTTPAFVCDFREAAPYIDYLRGKTLVIGIASNMLEGRVLQSLAADINLLASLGVKLVLVHGSRRQISALDQAAGVSPEYHDGRRITDEATLERAKQACGIVRFDIEAALSVGITHSLQRGKRLRIASGNFVSARPYGIINGIDMGYTGRVRKIDTEAVRQQLDNGAVVLISPLGASLSGKTYNLSMADIAEAAAIALSAEKLIFITEPEGILDENGRLLTNLSSQEAQVLIKQNKIRTDQCRLLKSSVNAVENQVERTHILSGLEDGSLISELFTREGTGTSIAQAPFINIRPATGSDIADLISLIRPLEEQGILIKRSREYLEHHINEFSVLEHDRQIYGCVALKLYSGHLTAELACLAVSPEVRDGGYGKLLLEHVINQSKAAGMARLIALSTHTGDWFTERGFSVVQPADLPPARREEYEAGGRKSNIYSLNLKAPERESMPV, from the coding sequence ATGACCACGCCCGCTTTCGTTTGTGATTTCCGGGAAGCCGCACCCTATATCGACTATCTGCGCGGCAAAACGCTGGTTATCGGTATCGCCAGCAACATGCTCGAAGGCCGGGTATTGCAATCTCTGGCCGCCGACATCAACCTGCTCGCCAGCCTCGGTGTGAAACTCGTTTTGGTACACGGCTCCCGCCGCCAAATCAGCGCGCTTGACCAAGCCGCCGGCGTCAGCCCCGAATACCACGACGGCAGAAGAATCACCGATGAAGCCACGCTGGAGCGTGCCAAACAAGCCTGCGGCATCGTGCGTTTCGACATCGAAGCTGCGCTTTCGGTGGGCATCACCCACTCTTTACAGCGCGGCAAACGCCTGCGCATCGCTTCGGGCAATTTCGTTTCCGCCCGTCCCTACGGCATCATCAACGGCATCGACATGGGCTATACCGGCCGGGTACGCAAAATCGACACAGAAGCCGTCCGCCAGCAGTTGGACAACGGCGCAGTGGTACTCATCAGCCCTTTGGGCGCTTCGCTCAGCGGCAAAACCTACAACCTCAGCATGGCCGACATCGCCGAAGCCGCCGCCATCGCGCTGAGCGCCGAAAAGCTGATTTTCATCACCGAACCCGAAGGCATATTGGACGAAAACGGCCGCCTGCTGACCAACCTCTCCTCGCAAGAAGCGCAAGTTTTAATCAAACAAAACAAAATCCGCACCGACCAATGCCGCCTGCTGAAATCTTCCGTCAACGCCGTCGAAAACCAAGTAGAGCGCACCCATATCCTTTCCGGCTTGGAAGACGGCAGCCTTATCAGCGAACTCTTTACCCGCGAAGGTACGGGTACGTCCATCGCACAAGCCCCGTTCATCAACATCCGCCCCGCAACAGGCAGCGACATCGCCGACCTCATCAGCCTCATCCGCCCGCTGGAAGAGCAAGGCATTCTGATAAAACGCAGCCGCGAATACCTCGAACACCATATCAACGAATTTTCCGTATTGGAGCACGACCGCCAAATCTACGGCTGCGTCGCCCTCAAACTTTACAGCGGACACCTCACCGCCGAACTCGCCTGCCTCGCCGTTTCTCCGGAAGTGCGCGACGGCGGCTACGGCAAGCTGCTGCTCGAACACGTCATCAACCAAAGCAAAGCCGCCGGCATGGCCAGACTCATCGCCCTTTCCACCCACACCGGCGACTGGTTTACCGAACGCGGTTTCAGTGTCGTCCAACCCGCCGACCTGCCCCCCGCACGCCGCGAAGAATACGAAGCGGGCGGCCGCAAATCCAATATTTACAGCCTCAACCTGAAGGCACCCGAACGTGAAAGCATGCCTGTCTGA